One genomic segment of Clostridium estertheticum subsp. estertheticum includes these proteins:
- a CDS encoding polysaccharide deacetylase family protein, translating into MKKIAFIYSNEGFKNQIEYVVNTIFQDYDIEVFVISSRDFKYLKQEFDLIISYGNTGTTDDEHVVLLEGPLFSQDYLTLKSIPTDVLFYEGLPVFFNNKGENYFKKKIKDQIIINIDIIQMSFFFLTCYEEYIIDEYDKYGRFNIEKSILYKNELLNRPVVNESIQWFVDTLNICYNLNIKKKNLWVDKKFQVLLSHDVDVVSKYFSFRREVRLQLSVLLIDKRPLDVVKRIKGYVATNLFKIQEDPCDTFDMILKMEKDKGYNSSFYFMTNGKGYSPRNKKVKEIIKEVVQGNSEIGFHPGLGTASDESLFNKELSIFKKEFNKTDKIGIRQHYLSFNAQKTWAIQEKNGINYDTTLCFPDKAGFKVGYCLPYKPYDLANDRIMDIWEIPLIVMDGSLMQYMHLDFEESIKYIKELIQKVEIHNGIFVLLWHNSAISKEYNIHSRDIFQWFYDYIKTCNCDVTSGENIILKYEKSILEDENGIY; encoded by the coding sequence ATGAAAAAAATAGCATTTATATATTCTAATGAAGGTTTTAAGAATCAAATAGAATATGTCGTAAACACTATATTCCAGGATTATGATATAGAGGTATTCGTAATAAGCTCAAGAGATTTTAAGTATTTAAAGCAGGAATTTGATTTAATAATATCTTATGGCAATACGGGCACTACTGATGATGAACATGTGGTATTATTAGAAGGTCCTTTATTTTCACAAGATTATTTGACTTTAAAATCTATTCCTACAGATGTTTTATTCTATGAAGGATTACCTGTATTTTTTAATAATAAAGGCGAAAATTATTTTAAGAAAAAAATAAAAGATCAAATTATTATTAACATAGATATTATTCAAATGAGCTTTTTCTTTTTAACTTGCTATGAGGAATATATAATAGATGAGTATGATAAATATGGTAGGTTTAACATTGAAAAAAGTATATTGTATAAAAATGAGTTGCTTAATAGGCCTGTAGTTAACGAAAGTATTCAATGGTTTGTCGATACATTAAATATCTGCTATAATTTAAACATTAAAAAGAAAAATTTATGGGTGGATAAAAAATTTCAAGTATTATTGTCACATGATGTTGATGTGGTAAGTAAATACTTTAGCTTTCGGCGTGAGGTAAGACTTCAACTAAGTGTTTTATTGATAGACAAAAGGCCATTAGATGTTGTAAAAAGGATAAAGGGGTATGTAGCTACAAATTTGTTTAAAATACAGGAGGATCCTTGTGATACTTTTGATATGATTCTAAAAATGGAAAAAGATAAGGGGTATAATTCTAGTTTTTATTTTATGACAAATGGTAAAGGCTATAGCCCTAGAAATAAAAAAGTTAAAGAGATCATAAAAGAAGTAGTTCAAGGTAACAGTGAAATTGGGTTCCATCCAGGGCTTGGTACGGCGTCTGATGAATCTTTATTTAATAAGGAACTTTCAATATTTAAAAAAGAATTTAATAAGACTGATAAAATAGGGATTCGGCAGCATTATTTAAGTTTTAACGCTCAAAAAACTTGGGCTATTCAAGAAAAAAATGGTATAAACTATGATACAACTTTATGTTTTCCAGATAAAGCAGGGTTTAAGGTGGGGTACTGTCTTCCTTATAAACCATATGACTTAGCTAATGACCGAATTATGGACATATGGGAAATACCTTTAATAGTTATGGATGGATCTTTAATGCAATACATGCACTTAGATTTTGAAGAGTCCATAAAGTATATTAAGGAATTGATTCAAAAGGTTGAGATTCATAATGGTATTTTTGTTTTATTGTGGCATAATTCTGCAATTTCAAAGGAATATAATATTCATTCTAGAGATATATTTCAGTGGTTTTATGATTATATTAAAACTTGCAATTGTGATGTTACTAGTGGAGAAAATATAATTTTAAAATACGAGAAAAGTATATTGGAGGACGAAAATGGAATTTATTGA
- a CDS encoding glycosyltransferase: protein MDKICFLADAHSIHTRKWVKYFSNIYKEIHIISMREADYAYESNVYVHVLRSSSTNKLGYFLLIKDVKKLVKYINPDILHSHYATSYGLYGRMCNFHPFVISVWGSDVYEFPKKNKAKELLLKYILKGADKVCSTSHNMADETKKYYKKEIIITPFGVDIDKFKCNIPILNSNNITIGVIKGLEKIYGLNYLIEGFALLLRKYRGTKELRLLIVGDGTQRMKLETLVNKLDINSNVTFAGQIDNEKVPEYINMMDIVCLPSLSESFGVSAVEACACGRPIIATEVGGLKEIIINNYNGFVIKQKNSEDIELKLMKIIENEEQMKEFSKNARKLVLEKYNWCENAKIMNDTYKTLENVNK from the coding sequence ATGGACAAAATTTGTTTCTTAGCAGATGCACATAGTATACATACTAGAAAATGGGTTAAGTATTTTTCTAATATTTACAAGGAAATACATATAATTTCAATGCGGGAAGCAGATTATGCGTATGAAAGCAATGTATATGTGCATGTGCTAAGAAGTAGTTCTACAAATAAACTAGGTTATTTTTTATTAATTAAAGATGTTAAAAAACTAGTTAAATACATTAATCCAGATATATTACATAGTCATTATGCTACTAGCTATGGGCTTTACGGGAGAATGTGTAATTTTCATCCTTTTGTAATATCCGTTTGGGGTAGTGATGTGTATGAGTTTCCTAAAAAAAATAAAGCAAAAGAATTGTTACTTAAATACATATTGAAGGGTGCGGACAAAGTATGTTCTACCAGTCATAATATGGCTGATGAAACAAAAAAATATTATAAGAAAGAAATTATAATAACCCCATTTGGTGTAGATATAGATAAATTTAAATGTAACATACCCATACTAAATAGTAACAATATTACCATTGGTGTAATTAAGGGATTAGAAAAAATATACGGATTAAATTATCTTATTGAAGGATTTGCGCTTCTTTTACGAAAATATCGTGGAACCAAAGAGTTAAGACTTTTAATTGTTGGAGATGGGACTCAAAGAATGAAACTTGAAACTTTAGTAAATAAATTAGATATAAATTCTAATGTTACATTTGCGGGACAAATAGATAATGAAAAAGTACCAGAATACATAAATATGATGGATATAGTATGTCTGCCATCCTTAAGTGAAAGTTTTGGAGTTTCGGCTGTTGAGGCTTGTGCTTGTGGACGACCAATAATTGCTACGGAAGTAGGCGGATTAAAAGAGATAATTATTAACAACTATAACGGTTTTGTAATAAAGCAAAAAAATAGCGAGGATATAGAGTTAAAACTTATGAAAATAATCGAAAATGAAGAGCAAATGAAGGAATTTTCGAAAAATGCGAGAAAACTAGTGCTGGAGAAGTATAATTGGTGTGAAAATGCAAAAATCATGAACGATACATATAAAACACTTGAAAATGTTAATAAATAG
- a CDS encoding CDP-glycerol glycerophosphotransferase family protein, with the protein MVKLIYTAQKKELIVDGQILDLFEHIEKTNTEKEAFGYLTYLENQNVNGLKLEELYLYDNVPLYIFDRPSIYRKLNGFIFCIMVIRNTQDKISEELEVQTDDDIMAKVCAEVFNIKCEKIDNKKNIPAINKGKLLRRFIRGIGSYCKFLLNNSLLNKKNYKESFLVMSRAADLNPIKGNENEYYDTQLGGVIEKLKKTYNILNIQNLNNKYIIDKTRNYHENFVPFELFVIYKRLTAKKNVNNSLVVDNLIYIDKFDFHFNKLDLRNIMLKYILKDVRKNYYSYLYELILAEKIIKKFKIKKCLVVGEGDRARCFIAAGNRLKIGTYAVQHGIINDTASTYIITSKFKELLVPKHTFLWGDKFKELLISHTNVYNEKNINVVGQVRTDHLVQSGYLKIDKKSGSLKILYATQPFRDLLEPATLMLFKALSLMKDDYELIIKLHPADLSFEFYEKVVEKFQIKNCKMIKDGDLYELIKWSDLVISVHSTVVVEAALMNKPSICILLPKYNDNGGFVKDGVSFGVKDENELLEYMVKINKEEMPLNKDIQNYIHENFYKLDGKVTERIINVIEN; encoded by the coding sequence ATGGTTAAATTAATATATACCGCGCAAAAAAAAGAATTAATAGTAGATGGTCAAATTCTGGATTTATTTGAACACATAGAAAAAACTAATACAGAAAAAGAAGCTTTTGGTTATTTGACTTACTTGGAAAATCAAAATGTTAACGGGTTAAAATTAGAAGAATTATATTTATACGATAATGTGCCATTATATATTTTTGATAGACCTAGCATATACAGAAAGTTGAATGGTTTCATTTTTTGTATTATGGTTATAAGAAATACGCAGGATAAAATAAGTGAAGAATTAGAAGTACAAACAGATGACGACATTATGGCAAAGGTTTGCGCAGAGGTATTCAACATTAAATGTGAGAAAATTGATAATAAAAAGAACATTCCAGCCATAAATAAAGGCAAACTACTTAGACGGTTTATTAGGGGAATAGGAAGTTATTGTAAATTTTTATTAAATAACTCATTATTGAATAAAAAAAATTATAAAGAGTCATTTTTGGTTATGTCACGTGCGGCAGATTTAAACCCAATAAAAGGGAATGAAAATGAGTATTACGATACTCAATTAGGTGGCGTTATTGAAAAGCTGAAAAAAACCTATAATATTTTAAATATTCAAAATTTAAACAATAAATATATCATAGATAAAACTAGAAATTATCATGAAAATTTTGTGCCATTTGAATTATTTGTGATTTACAAGAGGCTTACTGCTAAAAAAAATGTAAATAATAGTTTAGTAGTTGATAATTTAATTTATATAGATAAATTTGATTTCCATTTTAATAAATTGGATCTTAGAAACATTATGTTGAAATATATATTAAAGGATGTTAGAAAAAACTATTATTCATATTTATATGAACTAATATTAGCTGAGAAAATCATTAAAAAATTTAAGATTAAAAAATGCTTAGTAGTTGGTGAGGGAGACAGAGCACGATGTTTTATAGCAGCAGGCAATAGACTCAAAATAGGCACCTATGCTGTGCAACATGGAATAATTAATGATACTGCATCTACTTATATAATTACTTCAAAATTCAAAGAGTTGTTAGTTCCAAAACATACATTCTTATGGGGAGATAAGTTTAAAGAATTATTGATTTCTCATACAAATGTATACAATGAAAAGAATATTAATGTTGTTGGGCAGGTAAGAACAGACCATCTAGTTCAAAGTGGATATTTAAAAATTGATAAAAAAAGTGGATCACTGAAAATATTATATGCCACACAACCATTTAGGGATCTACTAGAACCTGCTACTTTAATGTTATTTAAAGCATTGAGTTTGATGAAGGATGATTATGAATTAATTATAAAACTTCATCCAGCAGATTTAAGTTTTGAATTTTATGAAAAAGTTGTTGAGAAATTTCAAATTAAAAACTGTAAGATGATAAAGGATGGAGATTTATACGAATTAATTAAATGGAGCGATTTGGTAATAAGTGTTCATTCAACAGTAGTTGTAGAAGCGGCGCTTATGAATAAACCTTCTATATGTATATTGCTTCCTAAATATAATGATAACGGTGGATTTGTTAAAGATGGTGTATCATTTGGAGTTAAGGATGAAAATGAGCTTTTAGAATACATGGTTAAAATTAATAAAGAGGAAATGCCGCTAAATAAAGATATTCAAAATTATATCCATGAAAATTTTTACAAATTGGATGGAAAAGTAACAGAGAGGATAATAAATGTTATAGAAAACTGA
- a CDS encoding CDP-glycerol glycerophosphotransferase family protein, producing MVKLIYTAQKKELIIDGKSIELFEYIGNIKVEEEAFKYLTYLENQKVNGLKLEDMYLYDNIPLYIFNRPTIYRKLNGLVFCIIIIKKTQDKINEELTVKTDDDFMEKVCLEIFNLKCEKVYTEKNVEAVSKVKLFRRLTRGIKNYCRFIFKYAILKKKNDKSTFLVISHALDLNLVKGNSMGYCDTQLGMVIEELKANYNILNFQLLNNKYVIDKTLNCNEDFVPFELLVFYKKLKARKFVDNNLLVDNLSYLEKLDFHFHELDLKSILLDFVMKDLRKSYISYLHEFLVAEKLINKFKIKKCLIAGEGDRGRCFIAAGNKLNVDTYAIQHGIINETSSPYIINSNYKAVLVAKNTFVWGEKYKELLIGHTNIYKKENINVVGQVRTDHLVQNGYLKSSKRSGPLKIFYATQHFRDLLEPATLMLFKALTLMKEDYELIIKLHPGDLCFEFYEDMVEKFHIKNCKVMKDGDLYELIKWSDLIISVHSTVVVEAALMNKPSICILLPKYNDAGGFVKDGLSFGVKDENELLAYMVKINLEHITLNLNIQNYIQENFYMVDGKVTKRIVDIIEN from the coding sequence ATGGTTAAACTAATTTATACAGCACAGAAAAAAGAATTGATAATAGATGGTAAGAGTATAGAATTATTTGAATATATAGGAAATATAAAAGTTGAAGAGGAAGCTTTCAAATATTTAACTTACTTGGAAAATCAAAAAGTTAATGGGCTAAAATTAGAGGATATGTATTTATATGACAATATACCGCTATATATTTTTAATAGACCTACCATATATAGAAAATTAAATGGTTTAGTTTTCTGTATTATCATCATAAAAAAGACACAAGATAAAATAAATGAAGAATTAACGGTTAAAACAGATGATGATTTTATGGAAAAGGTTTGTTTAGAGATATTCAATCTTAAATGTGAGAAAGTCTATACTGAAAAAAATGTTGAAGCTGTAAGTAAAGTTAAATTATTTAGAAGGTTAACTAGAGGTATAAAAAATTATTGTAGATTTATATTCAAATATGCCATATTAAAAAAGAAAAATGATAAGAGTACATTTTTGGTTATCTCCCATGCTTTAGATTTAAATCTTGTTAAGGGTAATAGTATGGGCTATTGTGATACTCAATTAGGAATGGTTATAGAGGAATTAAAAGCAAATTATAATATATTAAATTTCCAACTACTAAATAATAAGTACGTCATAGATAAAACATTGAATTGTAATGAAGATTTTGTACCTTTTGAATTGCTTGTCTTTTATAAAAAGCTTAAGGCTAGAAAGTTTGTAGATAATAATTTGTTAGTAGATAATTTAAGTTATTTAGAAAAATTGGATTTTCATTTTCATGAACTTGATCTTAAAAGTATACTTTTAGATTTCGTAATGAAGGACTTAAGAAAAAGTTATATTTCTTATTTACATGAATTTTTAGTAGCCGAGAAACTTATTAATAAATTTAAAATTAAAAAATGTTTAATAGCAGGAGAAGGGGACAGAGGAAGATGTTTTATAGCTGCAGGAAATAAGTTGAATGTAGATACCTATGCGATTCAACATGGCATAATAAATGAAACATCCTCACCATATATTATAAATTCAAACTATAAAGCAGTTTTAGTGGCTAAAAACACCTTTGTATGGGGTGAAAAATATAAGGAGTTACTAATAGGACATACAAATATATATAAAAAAGAAAATATTAATGTAGTAGGCCAAGTAAGAACAGACCATTTAGTTCAAAATGGATATTTGAAAAGTTCTAAAAGAAGTGGCCCTCTGAAAATATTTTATGCCACTCAACATTTTAGAGATTTACTAGAACCTGCTACTTTAATGCTATTTAAGGCATTAACTTTAATGAAGGAAGATTATGAATTAATTATAAAACTTCATCCTGGAGATTTATGTTTTGAGTTTTATGAAGATATGGTAGAAAAGTTTCACATTAAAAACTGTAAAGTAATGAAGGATGGGGATTTGTACGAATTAATTAAATGGAGTGATTTGATAATAAGTGTACATTCAACAGTAGTTGTAGAAGCAGCTCTTATGAATAAACCTTCTATATGTATATTACTTCCCAAATATAATGATGCTGGAGGTTTTGTTAAAGATGGGTTATCCTTTGGAGTTAAGGATGAAAATGAACTTTTAGCTTATATGGTTAAAATTAATTTAGAGCATATAACACTAAACTTAAACATTCAAAATTATATTCAGGAAAATTTCTATATGGTAGATGGAAAAGTAACGAAGAGGATAGTAGATATTATAGAAAACTAA